The Metarhizium brunneum chromosome 3, complete sequence DNA window GCGGGGATTGAAACCGCAGGAGTCTGAACGGACGGCTCAAGCACAGCCCGCCATGATAATAATATACCAGTTGACACGAGATAATTGAGCATTGGATTGGTCTGTAGTGTGTGGGCAGGTCAGGCTTCCAGAACAAGGGTCTGGTCGCCGCAGTAAGCTCTTATGTACATACGAGGGCATCATTGTGGCGGAGCATCGTCTGGGCCACTTCACGAACAAACAATCAACAGGGGTCACGTCGCTACACTAGATTGACATCAATCTGGCACTGGGACCTTGTAATCCCGAAGCTGCCCAACCAAGACGATCAGATGGTCAAGACCAGACTCGCCGCTCCGAGTACCGAGCCGTCTTGGTCCACCGCGAAGCATTTGCATGGCGCCATCCATGGCACGCCTCCCTTCCTTGGCATGCATCCTTTTCAGCTCCATGATCAATCTCCTGTTCCGATCAGGCTCTGGGCTCAATAGCACTGAGCAGTCTGCGTCTGTTGCGTCTCGTGTGCGTCTATCCGTCCAAAAGGCTCTCTGCCTCGGGCCATGTGGCAACCAAATGTTACACCATTTGTCGAAAGCTACAAAAAATTCCGATGAGAGACTAGCTCCATTCTCGTCCTTGAGTGGTTAGCAAGCTGCATAAAGGTGGCCCGTATTACTTGACGCATATTGCGACTTGACTCGCATACTTGTTGTAAGCGCCGGTGCATTGCATAGCCACACCCTTGAATTTGCCATTTCCAAATATGGATTCGAGGCCAACCGTTCGGACGGTCGCCGATTTGTATCTCGAATGTGGAGGTTTCGCTTTTTGTTTCCCGCTGGGTTCCCGCCGAGTTCCCGTGGCCAACGTGGGCGCTTTGTGACTGTTTCATCTCATCCTTCCAACGTCCTCCTCAAACGTCACACTCGAGTCTGCAAAACAAAGTCCCTCGTTTCCTTGCTTGCGTTTTGCTCTCGTCCCTCTCAGCCTTGCTTGCCACGACGTCTCATGGCACACCCAACCGCCTCTCCTTTCGGCCACCGTACCCTCTTCGCGTGACCGCATAGCCGGTCGGCCAAATGACCACCACGATGCACTTCCTCCGCGCTCAGTACCTGCTTATAACCCTGATGGGTCTAGCTTTCTCCCCCGTCTTTTGTATACAAAAGTTGGAATCTACAGCTCTCGCCAGCTGCCAGGAAAACTCTCGCTTCTCCGCCAGTTTATTCAACGTCGTCTTCACCCCCAACAACAACTCGGCGAGCTTCCAAATCGTCGCCACGTCCACCGTCGAGAACTACGTCACCTTTGACATTCGCGCCTACGCATACGGCTACCAGATTCTCCAGAGGGTCGTGGACCCGTGCCAGCTCGACGTGGGACTCTGCCCGATGCAGGCCAGCAGGCTCACCAACAAATTCAACCAAAAGGTCGATCCTGCCTTCGTCAAAGACCTGCCGGGCTTGGCGTACAGTGTGCCCGACCTGGACGCTTCCGTCAGAGTCTTCATCAACGTGACGGGGACCAACGAGTCCATCGCctgcctcgaggccaagatATCCAATGGGAAAACGGTCAACCAGCTGGCCGTGAAGTGGCTTACTGCCGTCATTGCCGGTCTGGCCTTGACCGCGTCGGCGGTAATACACTTCCTGGGTCAATTCAATGCCGCTGCTCATCTTGCCGCCAACGCCCTCTCCCTGTTTGGCTATTTCCAGGGCCAGGCTGCCCTCGGGTTAATGGCCGTCCACCTGCCTCCCATTGTCCAGTCTTGGACACAGAATTTCCAGTGGTCCATGGGCATTATCCGCGTCGGCTTCTTACAGACCATTGCGACGTGGTATCAGCGCGCCACGGGAGGCACACCGGCTACGTTATTGGATTCCCTGGCGAGCGTTTCTGTTTCTGTTCAGAAACGCAGTGCGCATGTGAGACGCAAAGAGGACGAGTCGGGCATGCACATTGTCCGTGGTATTGAGAGGGTTGCTTTTCTCTCCAACATCGAGACGACAAACCTGTTTCTGACAGGGGTCATGttcttcgtcatcttcgtcttcggtACTGTTATTGCCGTCGCGGGCTTTAAGGGCGTTtgccagctcctcgtccaaAAGGGAATAATGAAATCCCATCGGTTCACCGACTTCCGCCGGGACTGGCGTGTGATCCTAAAGGGAGTTCTTTACCGGGTGGCCCTCATTGGCTTTCTGCAGATGGCGACCCTTTCACTCTGGGAGCTCACGCGCGTCGACTCGGGAGCTGAAGCGGCTTTGGCAGTTTTGTTCCTGGTCGGTCTCACTGGGTTCCTCGGCTGGGGAGCTTTTATGGTCATTAGAACTGCGCAACGTTCGGTCGCCGTGTACCAAAACCCTGCGTACATCTTGTACTCTGATTCACGGGTGCTCAGCAAATTGGGCTTCTTATACATTCAATTCCGGGCATCAGCTTATTACTTCGTTATCCCTTACCTCGGATATATCATGTTAAAGTCGCTGTTTATTGCGCTTGCTCAGCCAAGGGGCGTTGTGCAAGCTGTCGCGTTGCTAGTgattgaagctgctgctgtcatCAGCGCATCAGTCATGCGGCCGTGGATGGATAAGCCGACTAATTCTTTTAATATCGCTATTTGCGTAGTCAACTTTCTTAACGCAATAttcctttttatatttactaaTGTCATTGGCGTGCCAGGAGTCGTTGTCGGCGTGTTTGGGGTTGTCTTGTTTGCTCTCAACGCTGTTTTCGCCTGCGTCTTGTTGATTATGGTGATTGTGTCAACGACCTTGATAATGCTGAGAAAGAACCCGGATGCGCGCTATCGTCTCATGGCTGATGACCGCGCCTCATTTATGAAGTCAGAAATTAACCTGGACACCGTCAAAGAGTTGGACGCATTAGCAGCTACGGCTCGAGGTGACAAATCTCGATCATCTCTTCAGCTCGGACAAAAGCGGTCGCAGTCGCCTATTGCACCATCTGTGCCGCTTTTACCCGCAAGCAGCAGTCGATTAAACTCGTCTCAATCTGCGTTATCGACACACACGAGTTAAAAATACGGCGGGAGGAAAAGAACGGCGCATACATTACCGCTCAGGTGGAGAAACAGCTGTGAAGCAGACTGGCAGTCACATAAACGCCAATATTTCAAGTGTCGGGTCAGCCGCTTGTATACGCGTCATCTCGAAACGTCTTTAAGAGCATGGTCCTCTCACTCGCTTTGTCGACGTCTAGCCGGTAGAGTCAGCTTTCCGTCATGTGGCCCTTCAGGAACACATTATTGATGGTATTCAAGCTGGCGATTATGACAAGACAATACGGCCGACACAATCATGCCAGTTTGAGATGGTGAAACACTCGGGAGGTTGCCTCTACGCTGGCACGCAAAGAAGCCCTCTTTTGCAGTCTATCTACTAGAGATTACGTTGTGGCAGCGCTAGAGTTTGCAGAACGCATAGGTTTAGATGCTACTATTATCCCGATGTGTCACTCCGATAATTATGCAGCGACATTGTCGCAATACCTGGATACTCATGTCTTGTAGGTGTAGTTTGAGATACATATTCTAGTCAAGGCAAAAGCCCTTAGCTTTTCAGGCTAAATGATAATGATAACGGAGACAAAATAATGCATTGCattattaccttaaataGAGGAAGTCACTACGTAGTAGTTCCGCGTATCTCTGGCAATTCTCTAGCATTCCAGAGTCAGCAAATATTGATACTAACATGGCTTAAGTTAAAGCTACTATTATGATGAATCAATCCAACATGTGAGGCCACTCCTATATGTGAGTTAAATGTTTATAGCATCGTGAACGTAGTATTTATCATAAGGCAAAACCCGTCCACCCACAAAAATACTCCCCGTGGCACTTCAAGTGTCAACGGGTGAAGATGCAGGGCATCTACAATTAAGAGAGCATATAATGTTCAATTATCTAGGGCACTAGAGGAAGTGAAATTTCGATTCTTCTTGGTGGGTTGATTTTGATAGCAAGACTCTGTCGGATTGCGTCTGAAAATACATTATCAATTCAACCAGGTCCAATATAACCAATGCTCCATGCAAGAGAAGCCGCCGGGAGAACTACGGTCTGAAAGTCGCTGGTCCGATTCATTTGACGAACGCAGACTCACTTCCCTGATGAGAGACACAGTGAATTTTGGTCACCTACAGGCTCGTGCTGTGCTGTGTGTATAGAAGGTCATGGAAGACTCCGTTTGCTATCAACGCCGTTTGTCATATGCACTGACGTGGGGAAGCATGACACTCACAACGGATCCAATCTCTCCCTTATTCCGCAAGTTTACTCTTCGTCTTCCATATCAAAGTCCAATCTATTTGCAATCCGATTCTTACAATCAACGATACTCAGACTCACTCAGCAGAAAACAATACGAACAAGACAATAGCTCCCGCCAGTGACACCATGGCCAAAGCTAACGATCACATCGGCACCTTCTTTGCAGCCTATCCTGACTTTGACTACGAGCCCACAAACGAAGTGTGGTCAGAGTATCGCCGCCTAGTCAAGCGTTACGGGTGGAATACCAAGAgccaggaagaaaaaaaagccaatgCTGCTTTTCGAATCGCACTCGTGGAGCAATTCGGATCGATATATGGGACCGAAGAGAACAAGCTCGAGGCCCTTCAGCGGCTCTGTGGAAAATTGGGCATTGATCCCATTCCGACTAGCATAACTGCTTGCAAGAAAGTAAGAGGAGTGACAGTTTCCGAAAGCGAACATGACTAATGGACAATCATGGGATCTAGGCCATCAAGCGCATCCATGTCAATATTGTCGACTTTATCGACTCTGAACGAACTGGAGAGCCGGTTCACAAATTTGGAAGTGTTGGGAAACTTGCGAAATACACTTGGGCAAGCGGAAAGGTCTTTCCGAAAAAGGAAGCAAAGAGGAGTAATTTGCTGCGGTTTCTGCTGCGTTGTCTTCATCATTAGCCCAGTTGCGACTGGTGATGAGCTGAcacacggttacacgaggACTACGATCACAAGACTTGGGCAGAAGACACTCGCaaacttcttgtatttaaagagcTCTTCGGTCAACTAGGCCTtaaagaaaaccaaggatGTTTAATACCAAAATGGGTTATTAGATGAAGTGAGTCATGATACTCTAAGCCCTcactgagcccttgtcacatgaGCCGTATGAAGAAGTGGGAGCGAAAGATATTGACGTTGAGAAAGATATTGACGTTGAGATATGGTAGTGCGGTCAATACTAATTTTCGTAGGCGCCAAATATCATATGGTCGGGGCAGCTCCCAAGACGTGGTGATTTCAGCAATGAGGAATACCGTTAACATATAAGGGGGTATAATTTCCTCGCAGTTGGAGCATGTTGTTATAGTGACAAATACCAACATTTGCACATTTAAGCATTGCAATTGATAATAGCCATACACGACAGAGGTTGATCATATTGCCACTACGGGTATTGGTTGACCTTCACAATGGCACGGGTGCAAAAAGCTCGATTCATAGCGGCTCTTGGCTAGTGTCCCGAAAATAACATCATTATGATAGCAGTATGTTTCACAACGAAGCTCAACCATTATATCATGATGAATAATTTCAATTCCCACCTGTAATTTCTTCTGCGCAGCCACTAAAGTGCACATAAAACTGTCTTGGCGACCAAAGATTCCATCGGGATGAAAAGCGATGAGCGCAAACATAGGCATGACAATAAGCCTGTATCAATATATATTACAGAGATTCACTTGACTAGACTAAAAACAGGTCTTATCTTCCCTCTAGACCAATGAATATGGCGTCGCAGGTGAATACGCTCGAGTCACGATGCCCCTGACTCATCTTGTAGCCCCTGTGGGCACATCATGACGGGATTCGGACAAGAGCCGCGGAGGGCATCGATatcagacgacgaggatagGTCTCGTCCAGAAATCTTTTGCAGGTCGCCCAAGTTTGGCGTCACGTAGCGACTCGGTGTAATGATCAAGAACACCGAGTTTCGCGTCCGCAATAACCTTTTTTCCCCCCATGAATGCCTGTTAGGAATAGCCGCAACCAGGGCCAGGACAAGAAAGCATTTGCTATAGTCGGGTGGTATCAGGCCGGCGCTGCATGGCAGTAGACGCCGAATAGCCCGCAAGACTCCAATCATGATATCCTCCGTTGTTGCCTCGGTTGTCTCGCGATCAACACGAACGGCATGTTTCCCATCCGATACATGTTTGCAGGATTGTATGCCGGCCGGGAATGCTCTGGATAAGACCGAACTCGTATCAAGATTTTGTTGTTTGCTCGAATCTCGCATCATTCGACCTTCATCATCTCGGCGCCAAGAAGCACCACGTCGGCCCGGAATGGCATGCACGAAAATCCTACAGGAGGCACTTGTTGGCTCTTGGAGGGAAATACACGCTACGCTATTCAACCTCATCCTTGTCTGTCAAACTGTTTCCTCGCAGACAAGCAGCTGAGGGCCGCATCGAAATGCCCATTGACAAGAGCACTCGCCGCAGCAaccaccatggccttggcctgcctGTCCTGTTTCAAGGCTGGCGTATTTTCGAGACACCAAAGCAATAGCGTTCCCAATGCCCTGGCATCTCCATCGTACTCTGGAGCCTCGGAGCCTGCGTCAATGAGCATCAGCTTGCCTGGGCCGCCACCCTGCTCCGTCGGCTTCAGCACCGTGTTCTAATACTTGATGTCGCCGTGTTGCGCACCACACTTTGCAAGCTCTCGAACGCCTCGAACCAGGTCTAGAAGCTGTGTCAGGGTGAGTGAAAGACCGGTGTTGCGGTTTCTCACCAAACTTTCCAAGTCCTCGCCAGCATATGGCATCAGGATGCCTGCAACGGTGCCGGGTTTCCAGGGCTTTCTGTCGGCGAGGACAACGGCGAGAATGGGACAAGACAGAAGCTCCTGGCCATTTCATTATTGGTTTCAATCGCTGGCATGCGACCCATGGCGTGGATGAGAGTCTCGCGCGTCTGGATCTCGCCCTCGATAACTTCTACATCAACATCAAACTCGATGCGCTTGAAGACGCAGTCTTGGTCATTCCAGGTACATCGGTCTGCTGAGCGACTGATGTAGGTTAGATTCTTGAGATTGTCAACGGCCGTGGTTGGCAATCTGTCGGTGCGTTTGTGCCCGTAACACAGTGACTTTCGAATGGGTCTGTCGACTTTGTCGTCCGGTTGGGAGTCAAACGTGACCAGGCTGCCCTCTGCATTCATCCGCATTGTCTTCCAGGGTGGCTTCTCCCGATTTGCGGCGTAATACCGGCCAAGGTGCGTGGCGATGGTTGATGAGAGCCATTGGTCATCCTCGACCTCTGCTTCGACCTTTACACAGTACCAGCGACGATTGGCTAGATCGTATGCCTCTGCAGAGCATCGCACACCGGGGGTTATAAGGTTACTGTAAATTTCAACAACTGGGTCGTGCCAGACACGGTTCGGATCCATGCTGATGTCCATGTCGCAGTGGTTAGAGTCATCAATGATGGTCTGGTCGCATAAGGGTCACATGGATGCCCTTGTAAGAGTCTGGTCATGGCCATGCAGCTGCATATGTAGGTAAAATGTTAATCGACTGCCACGTGACCAGACAGCCTGAGGGACTATGCTAACATGAACCCTGATTGGTTCATCCCTTGAATGTTAAGGACCTAGCCGTTACACATATATTATGAATATTTAGTTAAGGGGTACAAGATGTATACTAAGTAGCTTTGCATGAACTATTGGAGCCACAGGCATATAACTTAAGGGCATTACCAATAGTCCCTAGACGCGTCCGGTAAAATTTCTTCTATGCCGAGCCGCtgttgttacacggaaaaggcccaataATCAGGCTTCACCAATAAAGAACCTATTCGTTACACCAGACATATTTAACACGTGTCTAAGTAAGTGCCTTAGGCATAAATATTCCCGTTACATATACAATGCTTACTgttcccttccttcctcctaggaagccaaggacctttaacACTCTTTGATATTATTATCTTTGAATTTGAACCTTTTCGTTCCAAGCTCTCTAACAAGCACTGAGGCCTTGTCACAGCTGTGGAGTGAACTTCCTTCTGCCACGTAACCCACGCTACTCGCAATTTTGCATGAATATTAGAACCCCAGCGCCATGACTCGACTACAAGTCTTTGCATAAATATTGCGAGTTCTAGGGTCCAGTCGCGAGTCTCAAGTCAAGTGGTGTAAACTAGCATTGGCATGAATTTAGGGTACAAATATGGTCAAATAATGCAAGATTGCTTGTATAAGCTCTTGCTTAAATAATTGCATATAAAGCTTCCATGACTCGTAGGACAAGATATAAAAGCTGCTACGTTTCCATTGTCCCATCAATCTTTACCTGTTTTATTATCCTCCCGTTATCGGTAAATTGCCTTGGTCTTCTCCGCCTTGTTCAAAACTTTATCTAAACCAGCCATTTTGCCCCAGACTTTCATTTTAACATGAAGGGTTTCGCATTTATTACCGCTGCGTTGTTCGCAGGCCAGGCATTCTCTATCCAATCTTATTCTCGACAATCTAACCTCCATGATTGTGGCAATACCTTTGAAGAGCTCGAAACGGAAGCTTATAGAATTTGGGTCAATGCCTGCCCTTCCTTGAAAATACCAGAGTACTACTGCACAAACCATATTTGGGAGAAATGCGTACAACTGTGGATTGATGCAATACCCAAGATTCGAAGGAAGGAATGGTGCAATAAAGAAGAACTCAAAATATTTGAAGCGGATGTCAAGGCTTGCCTTAAGCCAAGAGATCCAGCCACTGACGCTGGCTTGTGCTATGATCAAAATCTCTCCGGCGAAGCCTGCCAGAAATACGCTAAAGAATTCCGGGAGAAGAACAAGTATATACTAGGCCTTGCACCAGGTATTACACATGATGTCCAAACCTCGAATACTACTAACTGGTATATAGCCGACCCGTTTCCGGGGCCGCCCAAGGCAGCGAATCGCACAAATTGTGGCCGAAAGGGTGTGGCAAAGGTGAAAATTTAAACCAGACTTGGCCCGAAAATGGCTCGGCCGGGTTCTCGCCTCTATTCATTGACAAGATGCCAATAGCGGGATCTGCTGAGAAGCGAGATGAGTAGCGACGAGCTCTCtatttttttccttgtttgGCTTTAGACATTGGTTGAGATTATCTAGTCGGTTATTAATGTACTCGCTAATTGCATATCGTCCCGCGCCCCAGTGCGTCTTGACTGCAATTTCGGCGCTGCAAGCAAAACATGAGACTTGACCCAGCGACATAGATGTAACCATATGCCGTCTTTACACATGGCCTTGGAGGTGTCGCGTATCCCGGCGAGTATAAGCCGCACACGGTGTGACTGGAATTGGACGGTGACACGACATTTGCTCTTAGCATCAGGCTACGGAATGAGATGATTAAATCATAGGAATAACGTAGCTACATATATTCATAGTCCCGGATGTTGGCGGACGGTTCCGGCTGACGTGCTAAATGCGGTAATGTACTGCGGAagcatccgcatccgcatctCAAAGGAGTCAATCGACCATTCGTTACCATGCAGGGGCTGTGAGATTTGTTTCGCATCTGCTCCCGAGGCTGAAGAAAGTCTGGCCGTCTTATCAACGCGGCCCCCATATTGGTGTCACCAGGAAGCCGTCGCTTGGCAGCTCTATTGCAAATTCGTATACCGGAACCAATGGTTCAGAAcgctcgtcttcttcaataCATAATGTACAGTCCCCGGCTCTTGACATTCATGCAAGCAACTAACATTGTGCTTCGTTTGCCAGTTTCATCAAGTCCCTACAGGTCATTATTACTCACAAGATCAGGCATGTCCGTCGCCAATTCGAGCGAAGCGAGGGGTAAAAAGGCCGAGCGCAGTGGTAATTTAAAGTCGGATCAACGACGTTCATCAACTTTTACAAGGACATCTACTCGGAAACATCgaagtatttatattaaaattatcTAGTGTAAATTTATACCCCAAACTCCTGAAACGCATCGTCTGTGGCCTATTCATAGCCGGCAAACCTGCTCATTGAGCGCAGCTCTCCTTCCCCAATAAAATAAAGGACCTACACGCCAATAATGCTAATGAGGCCCAGACCAccgaggttcaatgttcgcaAAGAGCGGACATCAGGAGCAGACAAAACGCTGGGTGGGAAAAAATGGGGCCGACGTTTGTTAGCGCGGTGTATTTACAAACTGAGGGTGAGCAAGACCATCACCAGGACTTGGGTGGTTTCTTTTGTTGAGGGATTTCCATTGTACCAGACTCATTATAATTCAATACAACAACTACAAAAGAGCCCTGTATCAGTATTTATTTTCAGTACCTCCCCGAGTCAGGAACAAAGAGACTGCCCGATTCCTTGGTCTGTGCTGGCCACACGCACCCAGCTGATGCATCACAGTAAACCCACAGCATGCCGCACTGTAATGCGACGCAGCGTCTTTCCCAAAAGGGCCAGTCCGCTTGCCTACTGGTTACGCTGTGTTTAGTTCTCCTCGATCGCCGCCCGTCACAAGAATTGATATCGCTATTTAAGTAGAGGTCAGGTTTCTTTCAAGagctcttttcttccttgtaCAAACACCTTTCCTTGACTATGCAGCGGCCAACATGTATCCCGACTGGCCAGAATCAGAGGCCGATTTGGTGCCACTCCCGCAGGCAAGTACCAACTACCAAGTGTTGCCTCACCGGTGGAAGGTCAACTCCCCACTTCAACATGTTAACCGACTGCGCTTTTTTCTAGGTAGATGGCCCGAAACTGCCTCCTTTCGACTTTCAGGGCCCTCAAGCCATCAAGTTTATTGAGCACATGGGAGAGGGTCTTCACTCACACGTCTTCAAAGTCGAAATCTTGGGCCAGTTGTACGCTCTGAAGCTGGT harbors:
- the FLC2_0 gene encoding Flavin carrier protein 2 — translated: MHFLRAQYLLITLMGLAFSPVFCIQKLESTALASCQENSRFSASLFNVVFTPNNNSASFQIVATSTVENYVTFDIRAYAYGYQILQRVVDPCQLDVGLCPMQASRLTNKFNQKVDPAFVKDLPGLAYSVPDLDASVRVFINVTGTNESIACLEAKISNGKTVNQLAVKWLTAVIAGLALTASAVIHFLGQFNAAAHLAANALSLFGYFQGQAALGLMAVHLPPIVQSWTQNFQWSMGIIRVGFLQTIATWYQRATGGTPATLLDSLASVSVSVQKRSAHVRRKEDESGMHIVRGIERVAFLSNIETTNLFLTGVMFFVIFVFGTVIAVAGFKGVCQLLVQKGIMKSHRFTDFRRDWRVILKGVLYRVALIGFLQMATLSLWELTRVDSGAEAALAVLFLVGLTGFLGWGAFMVIRTAQRSVAVYQNPAYILYSDSRVLSKLGFLYIQFRASAYYFVIPYLGYIMLKSLFIALAQPRGVVQAVALLVIEAAAVISASVMRPWMDKPTNSFNIAICVVNFLNAIFLFIFTNVIGVPGVVVGVFGVVLFALNAVFACVLLIMVIVSTTLIMLRKNPDARYRLMADDRASFMKSEINLDTVKELDALAATARGDKSRSSLQLGQKRSQSPIAPSVPLLPASSSRLNSSQSALSTHTS